AACACCCTTTTAAACCAAAAAGGAGCTACTATCTGGTTAACAGGATTGAGCGCTTCTGGCAAAGTAAGATTATCTGATATATACTCCTTTTGATTCTTGTgatcaaaagctgatccTGAGGATTGCATAGTCCACCATCGCAACTGCTCTTGAACAACATCTTCTACACAAGAAACTACACGCTTATAGATTGGATGGTGATAACATCAGATTCGGattgaacaaggtgagtcatgCGTATCAACTCGGGTGATCAAAAGAGACTTTGAAATCAAGTCATGTCGCGACAACGAAGATGGACATCGCGCTGATAGGAAGTATTACTATGTAGGATCTCGGTTTCGATCAAGCTTCCAGAGTTGAAAACGTGAGTTACGAAATTCTCCTTAATTGCAATCTTTGCCAGATAATAGTCTGCTGCGATCATTCCTCCCTCAGTCCATCGAACCATTCCTTGACAAAAGCAATTTTCCACCCAGCCTTGTCAACCGAATCATGCTGACCTCGGTTCTTTCCTCTCGTTTAGATTCGACGAATCGGAGAAGTCTCATTActcttttcactttcttccacAATCGCCATAACAGCATTCATCTCACCTTATATCTCAGATCGTGAACTCGCTCGTACATTACACGAGAACCATTCTCCAGCTATCCCATTCATCGAAGTTTACGTTGATGCGCCTCTTGAGATCGTTGAGCAGAGAGATCCCAAAGGATTATACAAGAAAGCCAGAGCTGGTGAGATTAAAGGTGAGTACCTACAAAGCCCGGTATGAAAATCATCGAATTTGTACTAATCAGTCCGCATCGTGATAGACTTCACCGGTATCTCAGCACCTTACGAAGCTCCTGCATCTCCCGAGATTCACATCAGGACTGACCAAGTTGATGTAGCTGGAGCAGTGGAGATCATAGTTAAATACCTCGAGGAGAAAGGTTTGATCCCTGCTTAGATTGAGCGAGTCATGCAGATGTTAACAGGACATGCATTGAGGATCTTTTGAAATGCGCTAACCAGATGATTTTGTGGTTACCGAACCTGACGTTGAGATGGTTTTTTGATATGGAAGTATCGCTTGATACATTTCGGTGAATGATAGTAATGGTACAAAGCTGAGAAGGGGTTGGACCGACAGAATTGTCGTCATTGAGAAGAATACACATATCAGAGCAGGACGGGACTTACTACTCAAGGCTCACAGCtgacaaagagaagaagaagttgttCATACTGCGTCAATCCTTCCATCTTTTCGACCGAGCCCGAAGAAATCCTATCGAAAGCCTCGATCGTGACGATACGCAGCAAGCGATGAAAGGACTTTTGAACTCTCCGACGTCGAAAGGAGGTCTTGGTTCACGATGGAGCCTCATATTTTGTACAACGTCAATTTTCGCAGCAGAAGACCTCGATGAAAAGAGTGGACCCCTTCTCAGGTTTTCGACGTGTCAGCAATCACCTTTCGTAAGGACAGCACGACCCTTTGACGAACAAGTAGAGAAGGCTCAAAAGGGATTGTAAGTCATCCAATCGATTTCTGCAAAACGCTGTGCCTATGCATAGTCGTCATCGTATGTTCTCAACACCCGGACAACTTCTCTACTTATACCTACTGACTTGAGAAGATACCATCCCAAGTCCCTGCATTCACTCAGATAACTACAGACGAGACACTAGGACGCAATGTCAAGCTCTGAAAGAGGCACATATACTCGCTTATATCCTCCCGACCCAAGAGTCCATGACGACACTTTGTATGATCCTTCTGATATACCAACTGTATATGTAAGTGCATCATATAATAGGAAAGATAAAAAAGTAGAAAGACGAGTGATAACAAACAGAGGGCTCACGTTGAAAACGGGACAAAGGTTACGACATTTTGATGAATACACCAGTTTGTGTGATGGTGAGGTACAAACATTAGTTCCGGACAGTCAAGCTTTCAAAGAGGCTACAGCCATGCTGAATGATGAGGACGTCAACAAACGTCTTCAAGGTGCTTTACAAGCGAGACTTTCGTTCACAAAGAGTCATCTGAAGAGCTATCAAGCCTTTGCGTTGGATCCAAAAGCGATGGATGAACTCACAGATATCATGTTACATTTTAATAAGAAACGGTTTAATAGGAACATGAACAACAGTTACTTGTGTCTGATCACAAGTAGCCCAAACTCAACGgttgatgagaatggtgagaTTGGTGAGGAGGAATCCAAGGAGGTAATCGACCTGAAAGTTGCTCAAAGTTGGGTAAATCTATCTAACGTCACCAATACCCTCCCCGCACATACACTTGGTAAAAGAGTGCAGCGATACAGGGATGAATCCGGAAAGTACCCTTCGGAAAGTACGATCAAATCGTGGGCAaaggaagatgggatgggTGTCAACATTTTGAGCATCACAGAGCCAACAGCTGCAAAACTTCACTTCCTTACTAGCGTTTGCGATGACTCTGAACCAGACACTCAGCCTCCAGGGGCAGATGAAACTTCTCTTCCCTcagaaattgatgaagacTATACCTCATCCAATGAAACTCCAGAATCTCACGCGGCTGCAGACTACACCGCTTTAGATCCATCCGCTGAACGTTCCCCTGAAGATGAGACTGGAAACTCTCAAATGTCAGAAATTACTGCAGACTATACCTCTGAATGTGGGGACGCAGACACCACGCCTGACTATCGTTGGGACCCGACGATTGATCCCCCACCTCGCGGTCTGCGTGCTGTCCAGGGCTGGACGTAACTGCTTGTCATGAGATGCCATTGTGAGGAGATGCTCTGTGAATATATACGTATACTAGGGCTCATGTTAGTACGATAGTGATATAAGCGATGTAAATCGATTCAGCTTGTGGTTATTGGTAAATACAGTACACTGCATTGCGGGAGCTTTATTACGATTAATCGGCTGATTTAGATTAAGCGTTGTAGATTGTACATAGGTCGGAGGATTCACAACATGGTGCACTGTGGACATCCATTTTGATACTGCTCCTGTTATGCTGAAATCTCCTTTcgattcagatttgatttgttgatgCCAAGTGCAGAGTGAAATGCGTATTATTATCGGTTCGCCCTGTTGTGTACCTCGGTACTTCGTCGCATTCGATGACTGAATGATCTCGGTTTCTTCCCAATGATAGACAACCGTGATCTCATGTCTCTTCTCACAGAAGGCAGGTAACTCTTTTCACTAGGAGGCGTCATATGGGGTGGACGTGTCTTTCAGCCAAAAAGTTGTAATCATTCTCCTTCGTGGCAAAAGGTTTTGTCATCACCTTCGCGCAGGAAGACATATCTCCGACGATCGCGCAACGTATCTGCCTGGATCGCTCCAACTCGCAACAGATGGATATGAAATGTTAAGGAAGTCTTTGAGACTCATTGTTGCTTCACATAGATGATGGCAAATTATCGAAGGCGTTGGGACACTGATGGTATGAAAATATagtgtatatatatagagGGATTATACTCCTCAATTGTAACCCAATGACATCAAGGCAACATCAAAATGTCTACAACCGATACTCAAGCAACCGGCAACTCCTTGTCTATCACTCGTGATACTTCTTCCATCGATCATTCTGAGCGCCCCACATCCTATTTTTGTCCCCGTTACAATAAGAAGCTTGACACGACTGAGGTACTTGTTTACTCCGTTCCCGGTTCTGCTATAGATCATGATCAACTCTTCGA
This genomic window from Kwoniella shivajii chromosome 7, complete sequence contains:
- a CDS encoding adenylylsulfate kinase — protein: MATNITFHPGSVTQDERNTLLNQKGATIWLTGLSASGKSTIATALEQHLLHKKLHAYRLDGDNIRFGLNKDLGFDQASRVENIRRIGEVSLLFSLSSTIAITAFISPYISDRELARTLHENHSPAIPFIEVYVDAPLEIVEQRDPKGLYKKARAGEIKDFTGISAPYEAPASPEIHIRTDQVDVAGAVEIIVKYLEEKGLIPA